The genomic interval AGAATACCAACACATTATCTTTGAGATTAAATTTGTTACACCatgttaaataaacatatattaagcTTCACAGTGACAACACACCACGTGGTTACACCAAGGACTCAGCAACCAGAATGGTTTACATTTAAGCTTCATCAAGAATAGGTTATTTTCCCTAACTACGATGAGAATGATATTATTTATggaacatgtataaataaataaatatataaatatatcattataaacgTATGCTTCCAAACGCGTTGAGTGCTTCTTTTGATTTACTGACGTCATAGCTGTATAACAAAGACTGCCATTACTATCAGATGTCTTACTATAAGTGTATTACGTTTTATTATAAACTAGCATACTCGTGTCGTCAAAAATGTCGGCAGTTCTGTTAATGATAGAAAACGGTGCGTGAAAAGAATGGGAGAAACCATTGATAAACGTCAGTAATTGAGTGCATACACAGAATTGAAGCACATGAAAAGATACAGTTGTAATGTCTCGGTTGAAAATATTACCGTccgcgtaatgtgtgtgtgtgtgtgtgtgtatacatatatgtgtgtatgtgcatatagagagttggccaaaagtcacctgacagtaaatcaaaaccatttaattccaagatttaacaactaaatgaatttaataaaagcatctgaatataaacaaaaaattctcCAGCTCGGTGTGTTTCCATACAATGTCTATAAGAAGATTGTTCAAACTGAAATCCTTCTTGAGCGAcatatttttccattcgagtgaatacagaattacagatagtatttatggaattttgatttactatcGGGTGAATTTGGCCcaccttgtatgtatgcgtacatatatgtgtgtgtgtgtataaatatatatatacagtgatacctcATTCTATGACCGGGCTCGctttacgatttactcgtttcacaaatcaattttccccattgaaattcaCTAAAATATGATTAATCTGTTCCAgcttccaaatatattttatgagttttaaaacagaaaaggtgtaataacaagtaaaatgacaattataaaaaagagaatgcaaaagaaatatgtaaactggctTTGTTAACTGATAGAGCGGGAAGGAGGATTATTGTTTGGAAGGAGAATCTCCTTCCATTATGACTTCAGGAAGAACAGTTCTGGTGttttctctcacttctctttATTTAGGTACAGAActttcataaatttaaatttgtataGGATATCATCTTCGAGGTTAGGAGGGTGAGCAGGAGCACTGTCGAGGATGAGGAAGGCATTGAGAGGAAGGTCTTTTACTCCAGAACGTACTTTTTCACTGCTTGTCCGAAGACAAGACAGACCCGCTCAGAGAAGAATTGCGTACGCAGGCTTTAACGTTTGCCCTCCACACGATCTTCAACTTCTCCTTCGGGATTTTGTGCAACTTGAACGCGCGTGGATTTTGGGAATGGTAGACAAGGAGCGGCTTAATCTTCAAGTTTCCATTCGCATTGGCACAAACGGCGAGAGTTAACCTATCTTTCATAAGCTTGTGACCtggtattttcttctcttctgcaGTGAAGTAGGTTCTTCTGGCCATTTTTTCCCAAAAAAGGATAGTTTCATCACAGTTGAATATCTGTTGTGCGATGTACCCCTCGGTTGCGATGAGCTGACGGAATTCACGCACGAAATCTTCAGCTGCTTCTGTGTCAGAACTTGCTGCTTCTCCATACCTGACGACGCTATGAACACCAATCCTCTTCTTGAAATTACCAAACCAGCCGCGACTGGCTTTAAATGCGTCTGCTGATGTCTCCTCCATCGATGTTCCAAGGTTCTGTTTCAGGAGATCCCCATACAGCGCCCGTGCTTCATCGCAAATGATGGTCTTCATAATCGTATACCCTGCGAGTTGCTTCTCAAATGTATGAACGGGCTAACGCTACCGTTGGGGGAGGTTATGATACGTTTTATACAGTCATAAaagcacatttatacatgtataataatgCACGAGTGCTACTAGTAACATCTTGTCTGGTACAACAAATTGCATGGTCGAATCGGCGCCAACTAAACTGACTCTGCCGGATAACAAACGATATTTGTGAGGACTTGGAAATTTCAGGTTAGTGTCCGGCTTACTGTAAACAGTGCTACCTTAAGGTATTGGTAGACTAGGTAATTTCCTGGCAGCCCCATGTTTCGGGGTGGGGAagcaaattataatttatttatggcCGTTGTTGCGTATTTCGAGATCTCAATACATTGCGTTGCTCGAAGGTGGTGCCTATAATGCTCTTAAAGTGGCCATTGGCCATGACTAGAAGACTACTGGGAATGAGGCACTCCTTAGTTTTTGCCAAAgtatgtctctaggagaaggtacTACTGTCCACAGCTACACAGGCCATATCAATGGGCTTGGCGGCCTTAGGAGGCAGCAAGTCTAGGAGGACAAACCTAGGATAAACCCACTTCTGGGAGTGAGTGTCTATGAAGAGGCGGTCGAGCGCTCAGGTCGATGCAGTCAACCAGCaactttcaggtcttgtacctataatagaaagaattattaatacgctgggtggaatgcttagcggtatttcgtttgccgctacgttcaaattccgccgaagtcgactttaccttttgtcttttcgaggccgataaattaagcaccagtgaaacactgggatcgatgtaaccgactagtctCCAcgcccagaatttcaggccttgtacttttagtagaaaagattactattactactactgctactactactactactactactactactactactactactactgctactactactactactactactactactactactactactattattattattattattattattattattattattattattattattatcattgatattattattataagaacactgagctggtagaatcgctagcacgctgggcaaaatgcgtagtggcacttcgtccgtcctttcattctgagttcaaattttgccgaagtacactttgcctttcttcctttcgaggtcgatagagtaagcatcagttgaacactggggtcaatggagCTGACTTAACCACTTcgtcccctaaatttcaggtcttgtgcctataatagaaagaattattgttattattatcattgcctttgcacagcatctaacgctggagatgtactacggtgtcagctattcactaccagtgaactaaggtaatacctcttatttttcgagcatcttctggagtattcgagcggttccaagcagtactgttttctgcaaatgctccacccttattgcagcccctatttgttccacatacttctcgagatttttgctcattgttcccagggctgcgacaattattggtactaccactacttttttcatcgaccacaactgcttaacttcccaagctaacctggcatatctctcgactttctttcttccttatcgcataccttgtcagctgggcatgctatgtctatgatccagcatagtttgttttctttctcagttaagaCTATGTCCAGCTTcttattctcaatctcatggttgcactgaatcataaaatcccataggatcatcgcatttctattttcgatgatGCATTCAGgcttgtggtcgtaccaattttttgctctgtcaagtccatacttgctgcaaagtgtccaatgaacaAGCCTGgttatattgtcgtggcgtctcttatattctttctgggctagtggcgtacattggctggtaatatgccatatggtttcaccgttttgtccaaagattctgcacttattactttctgctgtgttgtctattctgtattttatgtacttTGTTCTTAGTACTTGCTCTTGGGCagtacagattagagcctccgtttccggttttaaatcacttttagtcatccacagccatcttttgtctctgtctgtcttaNNNNNNNNNNNNNNNNNNNNNNNNNNNN from Octopus bimaculoides isolate UCB-OBI-ISO-001 chromosome 5, ASM119413v2, whole genome shotgun sequence carries:
- the LOC106872500 gene encoding tigger transposable element-derived protein 1-like; its protein translation is MKTIICDEARALYGDLLKQNLGTSMEETSADAFKASRGWFGNFKKRIGVHSVVRYGEAASSDTEAAEDFVREFRQLIATEGYIAQQIFNCDETILFWEKMARRTYFTAEEKKIPGHKLMKDRLTLAVCANANGNLKIKPLLVYHSQNPRAFKLHKIPKEKLKIVWRANVKACVRNSSLSGSVLSSDKQ